Within the Opitutales bacterium genome, the region GTTGTTAAATCGAGCACCTTGGCGGTAGGCTTCATGTCATCGCCGCAATGCGCTATTAGGGCTTCGGCAAGCTGTGGATGCAGCGGGATGACGGCATCTTGCTTATTCTTGGTGGTGTATGATCTGGCTTTGACGAAGGGAACATCAACATCGAGATGCAAATCTGCACGGACAAGATTACTCAGCTCCGATACTCTCAGCCCAGTGTAAGCGGCCATCTGATAGTTTATGCCTCGATCCCCAGAGACCGAAAGTAGCTTAGCAAATTGTTCAGGAGTAAAAGAGCAGCGCTTCTGCTGTTTGCCGCGCACATAAATGAGTTGAACGTTTTTCAACGGGTTGGCGACAATGCGCCCTTGCGCAACCATCCAGTTCATCATGCCGGAGACGGAATTCAGATATTCGTTCAAGGTTTTGGGTGCACGATCCAGCTTCGAACGCCAGCTCGTAAACGAGTCTGGCCGAACATCGATTGGAACCAACCATTTGCATTCCTTGATAAGCCGCAAGATCATCGCTTTCGTCGCAGCCGTATATTGCTCAACGCGCCCCTTCGTGATGAGGTCAGCGATGTAATCCTCCAGATGCTCCGCAAGCGGACGTTTGGCTGAATCACGCTGAATCTTGGGAGCGATTATGCCCGCACGCTCACGTTCTTTTTCGGTAATGATGTCTTGCAGCTTTTTTTCAGCTACGCGTTTGTCGCTGGTGCCAAGTGAGACTTCGGTGATTTTAAACTCACCTTGGAGTTTGTATCGCCCGCGATATATTCGACCGGACACCATTTTTCCATTCTGTCTACGTTTGGGTTTAAATACGTGTTATACCATGTTGATTTAAAAGGTTTTAGGCCGCGAAGCCTTGAGGGATTCGAGATAAGCGTTGAGGTCGCTTTCAAAAAAGCGAGTGGAGTCACCGGCTTTCACAGGTGGAGCCAACAGGTTGCTTGCCACAAGGCGATAAACCGAGCGCGACGAACTAGAAAGGCGCTCACTCATTGTGGTAATATCTAAAATATCTCTTTCGATGCGATCTTTTCCATCGGATTTTGACTTGAAGGTGAAAATTTAACGACCGCGTGATTTCGTATGGCCACGAGATGCATTTCGAGACCTGGGCTTCGGGCCAGAAGGAATCTTACGCACTGGCTGCCTGGGTGGCTCACGGGTGATTACAACGGGAGCAGGCCCTTTATTGGCGAGCATATCGGTTTCACGATCAAACATGTAATCGAGATTAAACGCCTGATTGGAAACAATGCCACTAAGCCCCGACATCAGCGACCTCCTTTCGATTTCCATTCGTCGTCTGAGCCGCGCGAATCTCGAGCGGAACGAGTAGAATTCCCTTGTCGCTTTCTTTGATCTGGAAGTAGCGGATAGTTTCAACCCGCGCATATA harbors:
- a CDS encoding tyrosine-type recombinase/integrase encodes the protein MVSGRIYRGRYKLQGEFKITEVSLGTSDKRVAEKKLQDIITEKERERAGIIAPKIQRDSAKRPLAEHLEDYIADLITKGRVEQYTAATKAMILRLIKECKWLVPIDVRPDSFTSWRSKLDRAPKTLNEYLNSVSGMMNWMVAQGRIVANPLKNVQLIYVRGKQQKRCSFTPEQFAKLLSVSGDRGINYQMAAYTGLRVSELSNLVRADLHLDVDVPFVKARSYTTKNKQDAVIPLHPQLAEALIAHCGDDMKPTAKVLDLTTHAERPLYRDMEAADIPRMDELGRKRDFHSFRGTFATALVANGTYQRV